A portion of the Halobacillus ihumii genome contains these proteins:
- a CDS encoding gas vesicle protein, whose protein sequence is MSSLRETVENKEVGLIDILDVILDKGVAIKGDLIISIAGVDLVYLDLRVLIASVETLVQSYENDQSGVTSDNFDEQRRELVDATGQPNKWTD, encoded by the coding sequence ATGTCATCATTAAGAGAAACCGTCGAAAATAAAGAGGTAGGACTCATAGATATATTAGATGTCATTCTTGATAAAGGGGTAGCCATCAAAGGTGATCTGATTATTTCAATCGCCGGGGTTGACCTTGTCTATTTAGACTTACGTGTTTTAATTGCTTCAGTTGAAACGCTCGTGCAATCTTACGAAAATGATCAAAGTGGTGTAACATCAGACAACTTTGATGAGCAGAGGAGGGAATTAGTCGATGCAACCGGCCAGCCAAACAAATGGACGGATTAA
- a CDS encoding gas vesicle protein K, with protein MQPASQTNGRINLDPDNAEDGLAQLVMTVIELLRQIVERHAMRRVEGGTLTEEQVEDLGVALMNLEEKMEELKEVFGLEAEDLNIDLGPLGNLL; from the coding sequence ATGCAACCGGCCAGCCAAACAAATGGACGGATTAATCTTGATCCGGATAATGCAGAAGATGGCCTTGCTCAGCTAGTCATGACGGTGATTGAGCTATTAAGGCAAATCGTTGAACGACACGCGATGAGACGTGTGGAAGGCGGAACGTTAACAGAAGAACAGGTAGAAGACCTCGGTGTCGCCTTAATGAATTTAGAGGAAAAAATGGAAGAGTTGAAAGAGGTATTTGGCCTTGAAGCTGAAGATTTAAATATAGATCTTGGTCCATTAGGAAACCTGCTGTAG
- the gvpJ gene encoding gas vesicle protein, with protein sequence MAVEQPMQSSTIVDVLEKVLDKGVVIAGDIRVGIADVELLTIKIRLIVASVDKAKEIGMDWWETDPYLSSKATENNQALEEENKKLKERLDALESQMRNNRWNTADQE encoded by the coding sequence ATGGCAGTTGAACAACCGATGCAATCCAGCACGATCGTCGATGTTTTGGAAAAAGTATTAGATAAAGGTGTCGTGATTGCAGGTGATATACGCGTCGGAATTGCAGATGTTGAGCTTTTGACAATTAAAATCCGCCTGATCGTTGCCTCGGTTGATAAGGCCAAGGAAATAGGCATGGATTGGTGGGAAACAGACCCTTACTTGAGCTCAAAGGCTACGGAAAATAACCAGGCACTAGAAGAGGAAAACAAAAAATTAAAAGAACGACTTGATGCTCTGGAAAGCCAAATGAGGAATAACCGCTGGAATACAGCTGATCAAGAATAA
- the gvpT gene encoding YtxH domain-containing protein, whose translation MAEKTKETNNSNSTNKGGPIRRAATGGIVGATVGYLSTPKNRSKLKAKVSKEVLKGQGSKLGNMAKDTFTSVKDSGMEKSNQAFQNMKSSTSNLLKKNRDPEGSEDEEEEELDTMEDEDTELEMSETGKEDHEEEGDYEQLKEENEMLQERLHSLEEKMDKFLEMGNTAAATSEEDEEEQEEDYEDQSEEEEEEQGEEVSEQNKRSSSKSKKKEKDEEVEEGKDSKAKSNKKNSAKKSGGTKKTKVKQKNKDSDDAEEETALASNDDTSA comes from the coding sequence ATGGCTGAAAAAACAAAAGAAACCAATAATTCAAACAGCACAAATAAAGGCGGCCCAATTAGACGCGCCGCAACGGGTGGAATTGTCGGCGCAACTGTCGGATATTTATCAACACCTAAAAACAGAAGTAAACTCAAAGCTAAAGTTAGCAAAGAAGTCTTGAAGGGGCAGGGTTCGAAGCTTGGAAATATGGCCAAAGACACGTTTACGAGTGTGAAAGATTCAGGAATGGAAAAATCAAACCAAGCCTTTCAAAACATGAAATCCTCCACGTCGAACTTGCTGAAGAAAAACCGTGATCCTGAAGGTTCTGAGGATGAGGAAGAAGAGGAACTGGACACTATGGAAGATGAGGATACTGAACTTGAAATGAGTGAAACAGGGAAAGAAGATCATGAAGAAGAAGGGGATTATGAGCAGCTAAAAGAAGAAAATGAAATGCTTCAGGAACGGCTGCACAGTTTAGAAGAGAAAATGGACAAGTTCCTTGAAATGGGCAATACCGCTGCTGCTACCTCTGAGGAAGACGAGGAGGAGCAAGAAGAGGATTACGAGGATCAAAGTGAGGAGGAAGAAGAAGAGCAGGGAGAAGAAGTCTCTGAACAAAATAAGCGTTCATCAAGCAAAAGTAAGAAAAAGGAAAAGGATGAGGAAGTAGAAGAAGGAAAGGACTCCAAAGCGAAAAGCAATAAAAAGAATAGTGCGAAAAAGTCCGGTGGTACTAAAAAAACAAAAGTAAAGCAAAAAAATAAAGATTCAGATGATGCAGAGGAAGAGACAGCATTAGCAAGTAATGATGACACGTCTGCATAG
- the gvpU gene encoding gas vesicle accessory protein GvpU: MSEATKDNILEFFVKASNKHGFELDISLLVNGAIVSGTMVAAKEYFENLSESFEDGSDLSQELSNQLAQAGESAESNNDGETHFIHLKNTRVYCGDSKPTPSKGKILWRGKLSEVDSFFLGKISEPKNTNKK, from the coding sequence ATGAGTGAAGCGACGAAAGATAATATACTAGAATTCTTTGTAAAGGCTTCAAATAAGCATGGATTTGAACTGGATATTTCCTTACTTGTTAACGGTGCGATTGTTTCCGGGACGATGGTTGCTGCTAAAGAGTATTTCGAAAATTTAAGTGAATCATTCGAGGACGGCAGCGACCTTTCGCAGGAATTGAGTAATCAGCTTGCTCAAGCAGGTGAATCTGCCGAATCCAATAATGACGGGGAAACTCATTTTATTCATTTGAAAAATACACGCGTTTACTGTGGGGACAGCAAACCGACACCTTCAAAAGGAAAAATTCTCTGGAGAGGGAAATTAAGTGAAGTAGACAGTTTCTTTCTAGGTAAAATCTCTGAACCTAAGAACACTAACAAAAAGTGA